Genomic segment of Perca flavescens isolate YP-PL-M2 chromosome 7, PFLA_1.0, whole genome shotgun sequence:
GCAAAAAGTCTTGAGGTAGTATTTCATTGGAAGGAATGTGTTATATAATTATGTCTGTGATCTGTCGGTTGttatatatttaaatgctaCGAGCACAGTAGCTCCAGCTAAACTCCAGCTCTGTGTGCAATGTCTGCACAGTGTAGGAGTATTCTGTTAGAATACATTTCTCTGCAAACTCCTCCACATGCacaattgtgttttgttttcttgtactTTTTTTGGCAAGTTTATATTGGGTCTATTTTGACAACCTTTTTCAtaagggctgtcaaaatgacatgGGTGTCAGAGTCATTTGAGGACAAATATTGaaaccatatttttttttttatgtaagaaATGTGGATTCTAGACTGAGTTATTGTGAGTAGAGTTCTTAggtaaaaataaagtgataagtTAGACAAATTCAGACCTTTGGAATACTGTGTGTAACTTATTAATGTGTTTGAGCTAGCTATTTTCATGTGgaatttgttttaatgttgttgcttcttttcatttttttaattggcaaaggtttatattttatttgtaataatataatttttttttaatcaatacaTTGCGTAACTGTGCAGGTGTTAATGCTATGTTACTCTTCTGATATTAACTGCTTGTCACATTTAATAAATTGATAAGATCCTCATAATGAATTTGATGAAAAACTGATTATTCTAGGAAAACCAgtgatatataatatacatgaaGATGTGTATGGATTACATCAGGAATCATTTCCAAATGTTGCTGCAGTCTGAAGGCATTTCATCCGAAGTATAGTCATTTTTATGAACCCCAGAGGTCAATGTGCGTTTATAGCCCACAGAAAGTCATGTTGTCTTTCAGCTGAACTGAAAATATGTCGCATAAATTGGACTTGGACAAGATTTTACATCATAACAGCAACATGTCTGTTGACCTAATAGTCCATCAAAACCACTTCCCACATTTTACATCACACCCGTCCTGTCAGTGTCTGAGACAATAAATCCCCCTCCTCTCACCACACAATTTTAAGTTTTTTCACTCAGATGCACAAACAGCTTGCTCTTCTCTAACACTTACTCTGTTTTTGGACCAAGTCACTTGATGAGCAACAGTTTACCCGCCTCTCCATGGAGTATCCCCATTTAACCTCTCTAACcgagtggatgtgtgtgtgtgtgtgtgtgtgtgtgtgtgtgtgtgtgtgtgtaagtaagtgTGGACACAGTTGCCATGGTGACACTGCGGTGGATGGGGAGACGGCAGGGAGCTGGTAGGCTGTTGAGACAGACTTGCGGGTGAGCGCGGGGCTGAGTGGCAGCATGGTGCAGTGGTGTTGTGGCGGCGGTGGGAGCAGcgatggtggtggtggcggtggtgggggaggaggagggatcaGCTGGGCTGGCAGAGCAGCAACCGTCACTTCAAAAGAGCTCATTTAAAACGTTTGGAGGAGAATTTGTAGAGCTCCCCCGCACTTCTCACTGAATGAAACAAGACTGCAAAATCTCTGTCACATTTGAGgactcaaacacaaacacacacgcacacaaagacctaaacaaataaacacattcacacatttctcccagaaagaaaaaaaaataatacacatgcacacaaacatggcacacacacacacacacacacacacacagacaatcacACACATTTCCCCACACCCCTGCTGTGACACATAATTAATATGCAAAGACACATATCCTGTATCCACAACAACTGGTGGTAATGTCaacagtgtttctgtcagcTTTTGGGTGGGTGGCGACCAGCTTTGCCTATCACTGGGGGAGTTAGTACAGCCGCCTGAGggagtatttgtgtgtctgttgctgtccgtgtgtgtgtctgaaagagaaggggaggggggtggggcgGGAGTTCTAGTAGTAAGCTCATATAGAATACAGAGAACACCCGGGGGTGTCGTGGGGGTGGTTCATGAAAGTGGTACAAAAACATATCTACATATTCCAATCATCCCCTGAGAGTCAGAGATGAAAACTCTCCTGCTGTGAGCGCTGTACACATACTGCACTGCCTCTGAACTTCATTGgctacaaaatgtatttttagtcCACATGTGGGAGTAATGTGTTTGAATGAAACAAGTAAGTTGGGTAGTTTCAGCCCCACCGCAGTGCGCATAGGTAATGACTAATTAGCGACAGCTAACAGAAAGCTAAGAGTTTCTAACCCTTTGAAAATAGTTTATATGAGCGAGTCACTGGCTGACTTCTCGCCATCTGTCTGATGCAGCTGAATgattgtttgtatgtatgtctgaACCATACTGACAGCTAAGTCTTAACTACTGATGCCAGGACCTGACTGACTTCCCATTCTCTATGTTCATACTAAATCTCTCTTTCTTCTATGTCTGTCCTTTTTGCCTACCCTATCTCTACTCTCTCTAGGTGAGTGGCGCTCCAGTGCAAAAGAATCAGCAGTGATCTGACAGGGATGCTGTGTAGCAGCCTTCCCCTCTGTCTGCGCCCCTCGTTCTCCCGTGAGGCCCATGTGACCTAAcctacacccacacacagggGGCCCCCAGTGCCGCTGGAGCCCACCCATGAATCCCAGCCCCGACCGCGGCAAAGAGTGCCTCCCTCCCAAGAAAAGGGAGTCTCGGCAAAGATCGTCAGAACACCACAATCCTCTGGACGAGTTTAAACCCCCAGTGCCACTCCGGAGTCGGTCCAGCgcagggggaggggagggaggcagggaggccAGTGACAGGGACCGAGCTCTGATTAACCCAAATCCCCATCTCCTACATACTCCTCCACCCCTTCCTGCTCCAGCACCAGGCCTAGCACTGCCCCTACCATGGCACCTGAGCtactctccctctgtctctctcccccttttccCAGGGCAGGTCAGCGAGAGGATGGGCTCAGGGTCTCCCGCCTGGAGAGATGATTCTCTCCCCTCGCCCCTGTCCCACCACTCCAGGTGGCTTAGAGGGGATGGGCCCCTCTCCTTGCCACCctccccatcctcctcctccgcttcctccttCAAGACTCCCTTCCCAGCCGATTCTAGAGAGATATGGTCCTACATTAACAGTGGCCGGCGGGACAAcagctcctctctcttctccccaTCATATTTGTTTAGCCAACACTCTCTCTACCCTCAACAGCCAAGCTTTGTTGAAGCCAGACACAGATATTTGGGTAAGAGGCTCAACGGCCTGGACGGGCCAGGCAGCAGGACTGCCTCAACCTCCAGGCCTCTGCTTACAGGAGAATATGGGAACGATAGCAGCAGAACCCGGCTGGACATCAGTCCGCACAGCTCCCATACCAATGGTGGACGGAGACAGCAGGAGGATCTAACATCCCGTGTCCATTCTGGAGGGCCATTTTTGTCAGACTCTCAAGCTCAGGAGGGCCCTGAGCCACATTCCTCACTGCAAGACAGACATCCACATGGAATGGTTAAGACCAGCCTACTCTCCACCAGTCCCCATCCCCTCGGACCAGTCCCCAGGGCAGGTAGAGGGGGACTTTTGGACCCCCAAGGGGTCACACCAGCTGAAGCCCAGATCTACTACTCCTTGGGATCAGTGTGCCACCCCAGCCCTCAGGTCCAAGCATACCCACTCTACAGCCCCTCAGGAACAGCTCTGTACAACCTGCACAGGGAGCCAGGACCCAGGCAGCACAATCAAAGGAACTCACCACACTCACCCCTGGGTCTGCCTAACAGCCATGACAGGTCACAAAGAGACCGGGACAGAGaccaagagagagacagagaaaatctTCTACAAAGGGACAGGGAGCAAGGTAAAGACAAAGAGAAGCACCTACAACGTGACAAAGACCAAGAAAGAGACAATGAGCGCGAGAGACGACgggacagagaaagacacagagggagagagtcaTCTCCTTCTCATCTTCACACCTCAGCCCCGGCCCTTCACTCATCTCCCCCTGCGCTCCTACCTTACTTCACCAAGGGTTCTCTGATTGAGTTGGCCAGCGGGCGGTTGAAGAGGGTGGAGGAGCTGCGGACCGAGGACTTCCTGAGGAGCGCAGATACCTCCCCAGAGTTCCACCTCAGCACATGCACTGTGCTGCTGATTTCCCCCAGCAGTGCACAGGGCTTCAGCCACCTGCAGGTCCACCTCACAGACCGCAACACTCAGGTCAGCTTTCTCCATAGACATTATGCTTGGGTTTACATGCAGATATCTATATTACTGCATGAGCCAATATAATTGAATGAACAAGATGAGTGTTAATGCAAATCAGTCACAGTTTAGGCTGTGTATGTTTTCAGGTAAAAACATCAGTTTAATTACCAACACGTTTTTCATGCACACCAAAGTCAGATTGTGGTGATGATAAGTGACAGACATAAGAGACATCTTGGTTGAGTATATACAgtaacaatgtttttgttttgtgtaggAGTTACTGAAGGTCTTGGTGGAGTATCCGTTCTTTGTGCAGGACCGAGGCTGGTCTTCTTGCTGCCCTGAGAGAACCACCCAGCTGTATGGCCTGCCCTGCCGCCAGCTCATGGAGGGGGATGTCTGCTTGGCTCTCACCCCCACTCCCACCCAAACTCACCGGACACACACGCGCACTGGCTCCAGGGCCCATCGCACGCAACTCTCCTCCAGGGCTGCAGGAGAACCCAGTAGCTCGCACAGGGAGGAGATGccacctcccctcctcccccctcttcctCACCATCCATCTCCTACTCTGCCGGCACCTTTACGCGCTCCGGCTGCAGAGCCTCCCGCTCAGGAGCAGCCGCGTCCACGCAAACGGCGTTGGTCTGCCCCAGATGCCCTTCCCTCAACCGGAACTGTTGAAAGCCTCCTGGATTTACCTCATGGCTCCAAGCTAATGAAGTGGCAGTAGAAACTTGGAAATGCATGAATATACATgcataattacacacacacacacacacacacacacacacacacacacacacacacacacacacacacacacacacacacaagcacatacacacCCTCCTTGTCTCTGTTGCACCCACCAAGACAAACACTGGAGAGACCTTAAGGTAGGGTTGCAGGGAAGGAATAAAAACAATAGAAAACGCAATTTACGGGTGTCCACATTGTTGCCCAAGATATTAACCTAGTCCAACCGAGTCTGCATCTTTtattcctttcctttcctttcctttcctttcctttcctttcttttcctttcctttccctcAACCTTACTCAGCACAATCCTGAAAGGAGCAGCAGCTGAACGATCTCTGGATGACTCCTTACAGACACACTGAAGACATTTAGTGAGACAATCAAGCACTTGTCTGTGTTCACTCTGTTTTTGTAATGGTTGTCCCAAGCACCTACTTACTGACAGTGTTTTCTGCAGGGTTTTCGATTTTCAATCAGTGTTATAAAAGTAAACGCTATTGAAGAAGTGCAGATATATATGAACAAAAGTTGactatatatattacattacagaTGTTATATTCAGTAAATATGCTAAACAGATTTAATGCAATCTCTCTGTCAATTTCGcaatgcatttttgtttttttaattgtcttgcTTCTGAGCCGATGTCTACATGTCGGCTTGGGCAGGCAAGGTGAATGTATGAGCAACTCTTCGCCTTTTTTATTCTCATCACTGGGAGTCCTTTCAAACAATTGATTGTTCGTCAAGGCATTATCCTCCAATATGTTCTTAACGTTATCTCTGAGAAAGGGAGAACACTAATGAAAACTGCGTAACAGACAATCCcacccacacagacaggtcTGTGCCACATCGCCTCGACACTCatggtgtttttccattacaaacTGAACGATGGAAAGACTCAAAAGTGCAGTATGGCATAAGAGTAATGGTGCTAATAACACGTTGGAACATGATGCTTTGTGAATTCCCTCGACCCCTGTGTACGCTTCTGTTCCCATCTCATTTTTTAcgtactgtatttgtttgaagGCAGGGAAAATGATGAAAGTATTTTAAACTCAGATACGGGTATCTCCTCTGATTCAGCACACTCTCTCACtttagtttttgtgttttttgttttttaaattttattttcaaacagaaAACCTTACCTgttgattttttctttttaaatgttatagctacaaaaatgtatatttttaaaaattgtgAATCTGTTATATGATGTTCGCtagaaataaagggaaaaaagctttATAGATTTAATTAAAGGTGTGAATTTATTCTCCGCATGTGTTGTAAAGTATTATACACATAAATTATCATTTAATACAGATTGAGTATAAGGTTAACAAAAACGTACAGCACGTGTTTTACATTAATAGTATGTTAGCAACATTTTTATTGGGTTAATCAAAATGTTTGCTTTAGCAAGCTGATAACTCCTACCAGTTTAGCTACATGGTGGACAGAATAAGaaaatcaatatatatatatatatatatatttccataCAACGCAACACCTCCATTGTTTCTTCATCATATATACATTTTCACACTAAAGATCCTCTGTATTGTTTGCTCTGCTCTTAGGATGTCTTTCATGATGATGAAAGGGAAGCAATAAAGCAGTAATCTACTTGTATATTGTTCATAGCTACCCTGGTGCAGGGTAGCATTCCCTGTACTCCTACatcttctctccctctgtgttgGAGGTGAGAATTGGCCGCTTCTCCTGAATCTCTTCCACGTTGAACCTCTGCAGCAGTTCCACTGCAAACAAGGGCACCACCTGGCCAACAGTGTAGTACACAATCAGTATGATTATGAGGACCTCTACTGGTGCATGAAAGACTACGGCTACGCTCCGACTGACAGGAAGCATTCATACAGGAATTGTGAGGTTCTGCCTGAATTGTGTGAACATCCAAGAGTCAACATACTTTAACTTTAACATGTCATAAAAATCACACAGAACTTTCTAAGTCCAAGCCCATGGTTGTTTAGCATTTGAGAAATGCACAAGGTGGATCAAACCCTTGACAGCAAATCAAACTGACAAACTGTCCATTGCTTTATAGAAATATTACAACAAAAGATACAAATTGAAATACCGGTATGAGAGTAAATGAAGGGAGAATTTTTGGTTAATATGAATctacaaaaaaacatgcacatcCTTTTGTTCAGGTGCTAAGTCCACAAAACTGTAATTGTAATTTCAGAGAGGAAACTGTACCCTATGAAGAGCCTcacaattaaaaaatgtaatttacacatttttatctcAGTAGGATTCTCAAAACAGTTGAATGCTCATCCCAGAGTGTTGAACATTTTTTGATGGGATGAGCATTCAACTGTTTTGAGAATCCTTCTGagataaaaatatgtaaattacattttttttaaataagacaTTCTATAAAGCAAAagatgatgtaaaaaaaaaaagaaaagttgatcAATTATTTGCTCCTTTTCCACCCACCTGCGCCATGATCAGCTTCCTGGTTTTAGGTACGTTGGGGTCTGGATACTCCTCTCCGAAGCAAAGCTCAATCTCATAAGAAGGTGTATGTCCCTTCCCCTGTAAACAGCTCTGAAGCTctgtacacaaacattttatattGGAATATTCTGATTTGATCATACAGACATATTGCCTCTTTGCATAGAGCAATAATGTGAGCAATGAAGTATCCCAAACAATCAGTCTCTCTTTGAATAAATCATATTATGTTCCAGCTAGATTTATATGACTAACTGGTATGAATTCAAACTGCTTTTTTGTGGCTGTTACTGCATGCACTGCCTTACCATTGAGAAATGTGGGTATGTCAAGCAGCTTGAAGGTCTTTTCTCGCTCCAGTTTGTTGGGTCGGTCAGTGTGTTTGGCCATGGGACCGCTCCAGTACACCCTGCCCTGGCAGAACCGCTTGATGAACACCCCATCTGGGGCTACCCATAATAGCACACCTCTCTCCAAATGACAAAGAAGGCGGTTCATCGCTTCAGCCAGGCATGACGGAAGGGATACAGAGCTTGGGGAGGGGAAGGAGAGCTGCTGGGCAGTGCAGGGCCCGTAGATCCGTTCATTTCCCAACGGGACGCGGCCCTGCAGGATGAAGCACCCATCTGGGCTGCTGGTGGCCACTTTCATGACCCTCTGGCCCTGGTACAGCAACACCACCTGCATACGGAAGTCTGAACACACAAAATGTGTTCCAGGTCAAACAGTGCAAAGGCCAGGGACATGTTGTTTATTGTGCGCGTAATCCCATAAGCTTACCTGATATAGTAAGTGTGGGACTAAGGAAGGTTATAGGAGCAGGTTTTTGTCCTGTGAGCTCACAATACATGTGTTCCCTCATCAGATCATCTAAAGCAGAAAAGATACATTATTCAATCAGTACTTTCTCAATGCTGTATGTCTATGGTCATAATTCgatttctgttgtttttaaatataatttcacAGGTAAAATTCCTACCAACATGTAGATGTGGGCCCATTATGGGGCAGCATTTGAGTCCTATTTCTACAGACCAGATGGGGTCCATATATGTTTGTTCATTGGATCCATATAGGCTCCAAGTATGTCTGTGCCTATGAGCCCATGTGGGCCAAATAGGCACAGGTAGGCCCACGAAAATAAATATTCGCAAGTCCCAATCCCACATGGTACACTTACTTAAACTCATGATTGGGCCAAGGCCAACTACAAGTAGCGATCCTTAATGGATATTTTATTGGGGTGGCAAGACGTACATTAATGTATGTCCCCATGTCAAATTCTAACTCACAAATACTCTGAAGCCAGAAACACAGAAGCCAGAGATTAAACCCCCATTGGAGGTTAATGGTAGGTGTGCACTAAACCAGCCTATGAACTAATCCGTCATTACCCATGCCAACCAATAAATCCAACTAAGCTAAAaggttcacaaaaaaaaaccaataACAACAATACTAAGTCTACGGCCATGCTAGCAACTCTTTGAGTGTACCAAATTGCATGGCTTTCCATTAAATAGTTGGTGAGAGGTTTCACTCAAAACCAGAATTATGAGCTTCAttgtggcactagaggaaaagttAGAGGATCACACTTGTAGCCGACCTTGGCCCATTT
This window contains:
- the zmp:0000000926 gene encoding ataxin-1-like — its product is MNPSPDRGKECLPPKKRESRQRSSEHHNPLDEFKPPVPLRSRSSAGGGEGGREASDRDRALINPNPHLLHTPPPLPAPAPGLALPLPWHLSYSPSVSLPLFPGQVSERMGSGSPAWRDDSLPSPLSHHSRWLRGDGPLSLPPSPSSSSASSFKTPFPADSREIWSYINSGRRDNSSSLFSPSYLFSQHSLYPQQPSFVEARHRYLGKRLNGLDGPGSRTASTSRPLLTGEYGNDSSRTRLDISPHSSHTNGGRRQQEDLTSRVHSGGPFLSDSQAQEGPEPHSSLQDRHPHGMVKTSLLSTSPHPLGPVPRAGRGGLLDPQGVTPAEAQIYYSLGSVCHPSPQVQAYPLYSPSGTALYNLHREPGPRQHNQRNSPHSPLGLPNSHDRSQRDRDRDQERDRENLLQRDREQGKDKEKHLQRDKDQERDNERERRRDRERHRGRESSPSHLHTSAPALHSSPPALLPYFTKGSLIELASGRLKRVEELRTEDFLRSADTSPEFHLSTCTVLLISPSSAQGFSHLQVHLTDRNTQELLKVLVEYPFFVQDRGWSSCCPERTTQLYGLPCRQLMEGDVCLALTPTPTQTHRTHTRTGSRAHRTQLSSRAAGEPSSSHREEMPPPLLPPLPHHPSPTLPAPLRAPAAEPPAQEQPRPRKRRWSAPDALPSTGTVESLLDLPHGSKLMKWQ
- the irf10 gene encoding interferon regulatory factor 10 isoform X1, with amino-acid sequence MEPKMHMKEWLIAQIESGKYEGLLWEDDHKTMFRIPWKHAAKKDYKQTEDAALFKAWAEYKGKYREGRDKADPTMWKTRLRCALNKSTDFQEIPARNQLDISEPYKVYLIQHDNGPTRPAGTADSFKTKDQVIVQAKSSPRSPSFLEKTLHCQKESFDASKEVKPFIDDLMREHMYCELTGQKPAPITFLSPTLTISDFRMQVVLLYQGQRVMKVATSSPDGCFILQGRVPLGNERIYGPCTAQQLSFPSPSSVSLPSCLAEAMNRLLCHLERGVLLWVAPDGVFIKRFCQGRVYWSGPMAKHTDRPNKLEREKTFKLLDIPTFLNELQSCLQGKGHTPSYEIELCFGEEYPDPNVPKTRKLIMAQVVPLFAVELLQRFNVEEIQEKRPILTSNTEGEKM
- the irf10 gene encoding interferon regulatory factor 10 isoform X2, with amino-acid sequence MEPKMHMKEWLIAQIESGKYEGLLWEDDHKTMFRIPWKHAAKKDYKQTEDAALFKAWAEYKGKYREGRDKADPTMWKTRLRCALNKSTDFQEIPARNQLDISEPYKVYLIQHDNGPTRPADSFKTKDQVIVQAKSSPRSPSFLEKTLHCQKESFDASKEVKPFIDDLMREHMYCELTGQKPAPITFLSPTLTISDFRMQVVLLYQGQRVMKVATSSPDGCFILQGRVPLGNERIYGPCTAQQLSFPSPSSVSLPSCLAEAMNRLLCHLERGVLLWVAPDGVFIKRFCQGRVYWSGPMAKHTDRPNKLEREKTFKLLDIPTFLNELQSCLQGKGHTPSYEIELCFGEEYPDPNVPKTRKLIMAQVVPLFAVELLQRFNVEEIQEKRPILTSNTEGEKM